The window GGCGGTGGGGGCCCAGATCTGCGACGCCCTCGCCTACGCCCATCGGCGCGGGCTCATCCACCGGGATCTGAAGCCCAGCAACATTCTGATCGGGATCGAGGGTCGGGCCAAGCTCGGGGACTTCGGGATCGCGGTCCTGCCCGACGCCTCCGCCCTCACCCAGACCGGCCAGGCCTTCGGGACCCCCGCCTACATGTCCCCCGAGCAGATCCAGGGGGAGTCACTCACGCCCGCTTCAGATCTGTTCGCCCTGGGGATCGTCCTGTACGAATTGTGCACGGGGGTCAAGCCGTTTCCGGGGGATGCCGAAACGAGTGTCGTCAACCAGATCCTCACGACCGAGCCCGAGTCCCCCCGGCGCCTCGCCCGGGAGATCCCGTTGGCGCTGGACCGGGTCATCATGCGCACCCTGAAGCGGCGGCCGGCCCAGCGGTACGCGGAGGCCTACGCCCTGAAGACGGCCCTCCTGGATGCCGTCCCGCTGACGGGGGCCGAAGCCGTGAAGACCCTCGGGGACTTCGTCGCGGCGGCCCGGCGGAGCCGCCGGGGGCGGCCCGGGGATGGAGGGTCTCCCGCCCGCACAGCCCGTGCGGGGCGCCTCCTGGCCGCGGCGGGGCTGGCCGCGATGATTGCGGTCGCGTCCCCCGGCTGGATCCGCTGGCACTCCCAGGGGAGGATCGTGGAGCCGCGCGGCGGACCGTCCCCTCTCCCGGCGCTCGCACTTCCCGCCGCATCCAGGCCAGGGTCCCCTGCGCCCTCCTCGCTGACCCACACGGTCCAGCCCGGCGAGACCCTCGGGGCGATCGCGCTGCGCTACTACCGGGAGGCCCGCCACTTCCCCCTGCTCGTCGCAGCGAATCGCCTCGATCCCCGGGCTGCCCTGCGCCCCGGGCAGGTGCTGCGCATCCCGATCGGGGAACCCTACGAGGTCCGGCCGGGGGACAGTGTGTCCAGCATCGCCGAGCGCGCCTTGGGGGACTCCCGGCGCGGCTGGATACTCCTGGACCTGAACGACCTGCGGGACCCCGACCGGCTCCTGCCCGGACAGACCGTCTGGCTCCCCCTGCGGGGGGGCCACGAGGTGCGCCGAGGGGAGACGCTCGCCACCATCGCCGAGCGGTACTACGGTTCCCCCACCTTTGCCGCGCGGCTGGCCCGCTACAACTTCCTTCCGGATGGGGAGACGCCCCCGGAGGGGACCCGCCTGGAGATCCCCCTCCTGGCGCCGACCACGCCCCGGGGGTGATGGAGGCCGCATGCCGCCGGGACCTGCCGAAGACCCTGAGGACAGCACCGATCCGGTCACCCGCCCCAAGGTGCGGGCTGAGGGTGGAGCCCGCCTGCGCGGGTCCGTGGTCATCGTGGAGGGCCCGGGGGCCGGTCACGAGTACCCGCTCGGCAAGGCCGTGAACGTCGTGGGCCGGGAGAAGGGGGTGGACGTCCTCCTCCCCGACACCGCCGTCTCGCGGCGCCACGCCGCGATCGAGGCGGCGGGCGGCGCCTTTCGCCTGAAGGACCTGGGGAGCACGAACGGGACGCTCCTCAACGGGAAGAAGGTCCGGGAGAGCCCCATCCGCCACGGGGATCGGTTCCAGGTGGGGAACACGACTCTGCAGTTCGTCGTGGAGGAGCGGGAGGGGGGCGGCCCCGTCTACGAGGTGGAGTGAGCTTCCCGCTGGTCCATCCGGCGGGCAGGGCCCGCCGGGTGGCCGTCGCCGCGCTCACCCTCCACCTGGCGGCCGCGGCGGCGGCCGGGGCGGCCCCGCCCCCCGTCGTGCACCGCGTCGGCGCCATCGCCACCACCCACCCGCTGGCCTCCGAGGCGGGGCTGGAGGTGATGGCCCGGGGCGGGAATGCCGTGGATGCGGCGGTGGCCGCGGCCGCCGTCCTCGGGGTCGTGGAGCCCGGCTCCTCCGGCCCGGCCGGATCCGGGTTCTTGATCCTGTACCGAGCCGAGGACCGGCAGGTCCGGGTCCTGGAGTTCACCGGGAGCGCGCCGGCGGCGGCGCCGGCCGCGGCCTACACGCGGGCCGCCGCCCTGCGGGGTCCGCTTGCACCAACCGTTCCCGGCGCCGTGGCCGGCTGGGCCGAGGCGGTTCGGGCACACGGGCGCCTCCCCCTCGCGACTCTCCTCGAGTCTGCCATCCACCACGCCGCCGAGGGGTTCCCCCTCGGCCCGCGCGCCCATCGAGCCATCCAGGAGAGCGCCCCGATCCTGTCCCCCGAGGCGGCCCGCGTGTTCCTGCCGGGAGGCCGCGCGCCCGAACCCGGGACGCTCTTCCGGCAGCCGGACCTCGCCCGGACCCTACGCGAGATCGCTGCCGGGGGGCCGGAAGCCCTGTACCGGGGGGCGATCGGCCGGCGCCTCGTGGCCTTCCTGCGGGCCCGCGGCGGCATCCTCGATGCGGCCGACCTGGCCGCCTACCGGCCCCGCTGGGTGAAGCCCCTCACGGGGAGGGTCGGGGACCTCACCGTCGCCACGGTCCCGCCGCCGGGGGCGGGGCTCATTGTCGTGGAGCTGCTCCAGGCGCTCGAGGGGGAGGACCTCCGGACCCTCGGGCGTGGCCACGCGGTCCTCATTCACCGGCAGGTGGAAGGGTTCAAGCTGGCGATGGCCGATTTCTTCCGGTTCGTGGCGGACCCGGCCTTCGCCCCGCCGTTCCCCCCTCACCTGCTCTCCCCGACGACGGCGGCGGAGCGCCGGCGTGCCGTCTCCCGCAACCGGGCGCTGCCCGCCATCCCGGTTCCCGGCCCGGCCGAAAGCTCCCACACCACGACCGTGGCCGCAGCGGATGCCGGGGGGAACATGGCTGTCCTCACGACCTCGCTCATCTCGGGATTCGGCTCGGGCCTCCTCGTCCCGGGGACCGGAGTCGTCCTGAACAACGAGATGGTCCTCTTCAACGTTGGGCAGACAGAGGGGCAGGGGGTGAACGGGATCGCGGCCGGGAAGCGCCCGGCCACTCCGATCGCCCCCACGATCCTCCTGCAGCAGGGACGCCCGGTCCTGGCCCTCGGGGCCGCCGGGGCGTACGCGATCCCCCAGGCGATCGCCCAGGTGGCCGTGAACGTCACGGGGTTCGGCATGCCCCTGCGGGAGGCCGTCGCGGCGCCCCGCTTCGCCTACGCGGGCCCCGGGGGGATCCTGGCGGGGGGCGCGCAGCTCTACCTGGAGGACGGGATCCCGGCGGCGGCGGCCGCTGCCCTCGCCGCCCTCGGGCACCAGGTCCTGTACGGCGAGGCGGGGAGGCGCCACACGGCCGGCACCGTCCAAGCCCTCGCCTTCGACCGGGGCCGGGGCGTGGTGGAGGCGGCAGCGGACCCACGGGGGGAGGGCTCAGCGCTCGGCCGCTAGGGTCCTTGACCGGGGGAAGGGCGTGGGCTATGCTGCGCGCGCGCTGGAATCCACGGGCCTCGAGAGCGTGGGAAGGGTGAAAGGAGGGTTTCCGGGATGCAGACGGCGACGCGGGTCTCGACGTTAGCGGAGGCCACGATCCCGCGGGGCGGGCTCCTCAGGGATG is drawn from Candidatus Methylomirabilis sp. and contains these coding sequences:
- a CDS encoding gamma-glutamyltransferase, whose translation is MSFPLVHPAGRARRVAVAALTLHLAAAAAAGAAPPPVVHRVGAIATTHPLASEAGLEVMARGGNAVDAAVAAAAVLGVVEPGSSGPAGSGFLILYRAEDRQVRVLEFTGSAPAAAPAAAYTRAAALRGPLAPTVPGAVAGWAEAVRAHGRLPLATLLESAIHHAAEGFPLGPRAHRAIQESAPILSPEAARVFLPGGRAPEPGTLFRQPDLARTLREIAAGGPEALYRGAIGRRLVAFLRARGGILDAADLAAYRPRWVKPLTGRVGDLTVATVPPPGAGLIVVELLQALEGEDLRTLGRGHAVLIHRQVEGFKLAMADFFRFVADPAFAPPFPPHLLSPTTAAERRRAVSRNRALPAIPVPGPAESSHTTTVAAADAGGNMAVLTTSLISGFGSGLLVPGTGVVLNNEMVLFNVGQTEGQGVNGIAAGKRPATPIAPTILLQQGRPVLALGAAGAYAIPQAIAQVAVNVTGFGMPLREAVAAPRFAYAGPGGILAGGAQLYLEDGIPAAAAAALAALGHQVLYGEAGRRHTAGTVQALAFDRGRGVVEAAADPRGEGSALGR
- a CDS encoding protein kinase: MAERAELALSPAVGGEVRLGQYVVLEELAGGGMARLYRARHASLGRVVALKELHPRYRDDPAMRERFRREAEVATSLAHDHIVRAYEFWEDAGRAFLALEFVDGLDGKSLLQRVGRLPATVTVAVGAQICDALAYAHRRGLIHRDLKPSNILIGIEGRAKLGDFGIAVLPDASALTQTGQAFGTPAYMSPEQIQGESLTPASDLFALGIVLYELCTGVKPFPGDAETSVVNQILTTEPESPRRLAREIPLALDRVIMRTLKRRPAQRYAEAYALKTALLDAVPLTGAEAVKTLGDFVAAARRSRRGRPGDGGSPARTARAGRLLAAAGLAAMIAVASPGWIRWHSQGRIVEPRGGPSPLPALALPAASRPGSPAPSSLTHTVQPGETLGAIALRYYREARHFPLLVAANRLDPRAALRPGQVLRIPIGEPYEVRPGDSVSSIAERALGDSRRGWILLDLNDLRDPDRLLPGQTVWLPLRGGHEVRRGETLATIAERYYGSPTFAARLARYNFLPDGETPPEGTRLEIPLLAPTTPRG
- a CDS encoding FHA domain-containing protein, yielding MPPGPAEDPEDSTDPVTRPKVRAEGGARLRGSVVIVEGPGAGHEYPLGKAVNVVGREKGVDVLLPDTAVSRRHAAIEAAGGAFRLKDLGSTNGTLLNGKKVRESPIRHGDRFQVGNTTLQFVVEEREGGGPVYEVE